From Salvia splendens isolate huo1 chromosome 3, SspV2, whole genome shotgun sequence, a single genomic window includes:
- the LOC121795682 gene encoding non-functional NADPH-dependent codeinone reductase 2-like — MRGDQVRLNNGLIMPVIGMGTYTFKNDRKSTEQAVQLALKMGYRHFDTARIYGSEAALGGALNEAIANGIVEREEVFVTSKLWGSHHHDPVSALQKTLMIMGMEYIDMYLVHWPVRLKAWVCDPIPKEDEFEPLCLDVTWSGMEKCLEMGLCRGIGVSNFSCKKLQNLLDFAFVPPAINQVEMHPMWKQKKLRDFCRDQNIHVSAYSPLGGPGNLWGSTVVIEDPLIKSLALKHRATPAQIALSWGLSKDVSVIVKSFNQERMRENKGALDLKLEDEEILEIDSMFKEMKILRGEVFVNQSTSPYKTLQDLWDYEI; from the exons ATGAGAGGTGATCAAGTTAGATTGAACAATGGCCTGATAATGCCGGTGATTGGAATGGGAACATACACTTTTAAAAATGATAGGAAATCCACTGAGCAAGCTGTTCAACTTGCTCTtaag ATGGGATATAGGCACTTCGACACGGCGCGCATATACGGCTCGGAGGCGGCCTTAGGGGGCGCGTTGAACGAAGCGATAGCGAACGGCATTGTTGAGAGAGAAGAAGTTTTCGTTACTTCGAAATTGTGGGGAAGCCATCACCACGATCCTGTTTCGGCACTCCAAAAAACTCTCAT GATCATGGGAATGGAATATATTGACATGTACCTAGTGCACTGGCCCGTGAGATTGAAGGCATGGGTTTGCGACCCAATACCTAAAGAAGACGAATTCGAACCATTATGTCTCGATGTCACATGGTCCGGCATGGAGAAATGCTTGGAGATGGGCTTGTGCAGGGGCATTGGTGTAAGCAATTTCTCTTGCAAAAAGCTCCAAAATTTGTTGGATTTCGCATTTGTACCTCCTGCTATCAATCAG GTGGAAATGCATCCTATGTGGAAGCAGAAGAAGCTAAGAGATTTTTGTCGTGATCAAAATATCCATGTCAGTGCATATTCTCCTCTTGGGGGGCCAGGGAATCTATGGGGATCAACGGTTGTGATTGAAGATCCATTAATTAAGTCACTGGCTCTCAAACATAGAGCAACTCCTGCCCAAATTGCTCTGAGTTGGGGTTTGTCGAAGGATGTCAGTGTGATCGTGAAAAGTTTTAATCAAGAGAGGATGAGGGAGAATAAGGGAGCACTCGATCTCAAGCTGGAAGACGAAGAAATACTCGAAATCGACTCAATGTTTAAAGAGATGAAGATCTTGAGAGGGGAAGTATTTGTCAACCAATCAACTAGTCCTTACAAAACCCTTCAAGATTTGTGGGATTATGAGATTTGA
- the LOC121795739 gene encoding non-functional NADPH-dependent codeinone reductase 2-like, whose amino-acid sequence MRNNQVRLNNGTTIPLLGMGTYSFENDRKITEHAIQAALKMGYRHFDTAQIYGSEAALGNALNDAISNGVVRREELFVTSKLWGSHHHDPVSALQKTLKCMGMEYIDMYLVHWPVRLKPWVCDPIPEEDEFEPLCLDVTWFGMEKCLEMGLCKGIGVSNFSCKKLQNLLDFASVPPAINQVEMHPMWRQRKLRDLCRDHNIHVSAYSPIGAPGNFWGSTAVIENPLIKSMALKHGATPAQVALSWGLSKGASVIAKSFNLERLKENKGALELRLEDDEILEIDSKLKEMKIMRGDVYVNDATSPYKTIQELWDDEI is encoded by the exons ATGAGAAACAATCAAGTAAGATTGAACAATGGCACCACCATACCTTTACTTGGTATGGGAACCTACTCTTTTGAAAATGATAGGAAAATCACTGAGCATGCTATCCAAGCTGCCCTAAAG ATGGGATATAGGCACTTTGACACAGCTCAAATTTACGGCTCGGAGGCTGCGTTAGGGAATGCATTGAATGACGCGATATCAAATGGAGTCGTTCGGAGAGAGGAGCTTTTCGTTACGTCTAAACTGTGGGGAAGCCATCACCACGATCCTGTTTCAGCACTACAAAAAACTCTCAA GTGCATGGGGATGGAATACATCGACATGTATCTCGTGCACTGGCCTGTACGATTGAAGCCTTGGGTTTGCGATCCGATACCTGAAGAGGACGAATTCGAACCTTTATGTCTCGATGTGACATGGTTCGGCATGGAGAAATGCTTGGAGATGGGCTTATGTAAGGGTATTGGCGTTAGCAATTTCTCTTGcaaaaaactccaaaatctgtTGGATTTCGCATCCGTACCTCCGGCTATCAATCAG GTGGAAATGCATCCTATGTGGAGGCAAAGAAAGCTAAGAGATCTCTGTAGGGACCACAACATCCACGTCAGCGCATATTCTCCAATAGGAGCTCCGGGAAATTTTTGGGGATCAACGGCCGTGATTGAGAATCCGTTGATCAAATCAATGGCTCTCAAGCACGGGGCAACTCCAGCTCAGGTTGCCCTGAGCTGGGGTTTGTCGAAGGGCGCGAGCGTGATCGCGAAGAGTTTCAATCTAGAGAGGTTGAAGGAGAACAAGGGGGCTCTTGAACTCAGGTTGGAAGACGATGAAATACTCGAAATCGACTCGAAATTGAAGGAGATGAAGATCATGAGAGGGGATGTTTATGTTAATGATGCAACAAGCCCTTACAAAACAATTCAAGAATTGTGGGATGATGAGATTTGA